From Haloglomus litoreum, the proteins below share one genomic window:
- a CDS encoding branched-chain amino acid ABC transporter permease, with amino-acid sequence MASLVSVGINVLLLGALYALVATGFTLIFGVGGVLNLAHGASLTIGAYSAFYLANTDILGGSTILLAPLLALVVGGLFSLLLWKGMIRFVTDNPVSVLILTLVVSLIVEQVFLALETAQPVVVPNLVDGTVNIGSIGISANRLVIFAVSWVVIGALFYFVNETRTGKAILATSMSTRGASLVGINAERSYTYTWIIAGALAALAGVFLASFQNANPLMGRNPLLLSFSIVIVGGLGSIRGSVIGAYLISLLDQLTVSFISSRLTGVSALIVLVIVLMVKPEGLFGRELVE; translated from the coding sequence ATGGCCTCCCTAGTCTCCGTCGGCATCAACGTACTCCTGCTGGGGGCGTTGTACGCACTGGTAGCGACAGGTTTCACCCTCATCTTCGGCGTCGGAGGGGTCCTGAACCTGGCCCACGGTGCCAGCCTGACCATCGGTGCGTACAGTGCGTTCTACCTCGCGAACACGGACATCCTCGGGGGTTCGACCATCCTCCTCGCCCCGCTCCTGGCGCTGGTGGTCGGCGGCCTGTTCTCCCTCCTCCTCTGGAAGGGGATGATCCGGTTCGTCACGGACAACCCGGTGTCGGTGCTGATACTGACACTCGTGGTGTCGCTCATCGTCGAGCAGGTGTTCCTCGCGCTCGAGACGGCCCAGCCCGTGGTCGTCCCGAACCTGGTCGATGGGACGGTCAACATCGGCAGCATCGGCATCTCGGCGAACCGGCTCGTCATCTTCGCCGTCTCCTGGGTGGTCATCGGAGCCCTGTTCTACTTCGTCAACGAGACGCGGACGGGGAAGGCCATCCTGGCGACCAGTATGTCGACGCGGGGCGCGTCCCTCGTCGGCATCAACGCCGAGCGGTCCTACACCTACACCTGGATCATCGCCGGGGCGCTGGCCGCGCTGGCCGGCGTCTTCCTGGCGTCGTTCCAGAACGCCAACCCCCTGATGGGTCGGAACCCGCTGTTGCTGTCGTTCTCCATCGTCATCGTCGGCGGCCTGGGCTCCATCCGCGGGAGCGTCATCGGGGCCTACCTCATCAGCCTGCTCGACCAGCTGACTGTATCGTTCATCAGTTCGCGCCTGACCGGCGTCTCGGCACTCATCGTGCTCGTGATCGTGCTGATGGTCAAACCCGAGGGCCTGTTCGGCCGTGAACTCGTCGAGTAA
- a CDS encoding ABC transporter substrate-binding protein: protein MANDGKQHDTNGSGTQNGRGDIPSNRRTFLKVTGLGATGVAAGLAGCTGPSDGDGGDGGDGGGGGDGGGGDGGDGGGGGESLPDPIKIGVIGPKDSAAGQSIIDAANLRAEQFNENGGIGGSEVETIVKDNKADPNTTVSVYKELIEGEGVHATTGIFGSGQLVALLGQIASAQTPFLGTGAATEKATARIADNYEKNKYFFRVGPNNTTFLGESVLTYGESKFENMGWERVALLAEDFEWTGTYVDDLRSNLESRTGVELVQTEVVAEGTQDFNPIYDQFENKNIDGVVVGLAHTGTNALVQWAKNQRPFGFGGIHVPTQFPSYFEATKGASIATFSLTSAVANSPITDKTQPFAQAYQDKYDRLPVYTGYITADAMGVLKSAIEAAGTVDSDTLVSQMEKTKYTGTTGTVKFFGKDADYPHDVVPSFAADEEGVPGVYFQWQTDENGEGVQVPIYPDRFAQAEYKSPPWVN from the coding sequence ATGGCTAACGATGGAAAACAGCACGATACGAACGGAAGCGGGACACAGAACGGGCGGGGGGACATCCCCTCCAACAGGCGGACCTTCCTGAAGGTTACTGGCCTCGGAGCGACGGGTGTTGCCGCCGGCCTCGCGGGCTGTACCGGCCCCTCGGACGGCGATGGCGGTGACGGTGGCGACGGCGGCGGCGGCGGCGATGGTGGCGGCGGCGATGGTGGCGACGGCGGTGGCGGCGGGGAGAGCCTGCCCGACCCCATCAAGATTGGCGTCATCGGTCCGAAGGACTCGGCCGCCGGTCAGTCCATCATCGACGCGGCGAACCTGCGTGCCGAGCAGTTCAACGAGAACGGCGGCATCGGCGGGTCCGAGGTCGAGACCATCGTCAAGGACAACAAGGCCGACCCGAACACCACGGTCAGCGTCTACAAGGAGCTCATCGAGGGCGAGGGCGTCCACGCCACGACCGGCATCTTCGGCTCCGGGCAGCTCGTCGCGCTCCTGGGGCAGATCGCGAGCGCTCAGACCCCGTTCCTCGGCACCGGGGCGGCGACCGAGAAGGCGACCGCACGCATCGCCGATAACTACGAGAAGAACAAGTACTTCTTCCGCGTCGGGCCGAACAACACGACGTTCCTCGGGGAGTCCGTCCTCACGTACGGCGAGAGCAAGTTCGAGAACATGGGCTGGGAGCGCGTGGCCCTCCTCGCCGAGGACTTCGAGTGGACCGGCACCTACGTCGACGACCTGCGGTCGAACCTCGAGAGCCGGACCGGTGTCGAGCTGGTCCAGACGGAGGTCGTGGCCGAGGGGACCCAGGACTTCAACCCCATCTACGACCAGTTCGAGAACAAGAACATCGACGGGGTCGTCGTGGGGCTGGCCCACACCGGCACCAACGCGCTGGTGCAGTGGGCGAAGAACCAGCGCCCGTTCGGCTTCGGCGGCATCCACGTGCCGACGCAGTTCCCGTCGTACTTCGAGGCGACCAAGGGCGCCTCCATCGCGACGTTCAGCCTCACCTCCGCGGTGGCGAACTCGCCCATCACGGACAAGACCCAGCCGTTCGCGCAGGCCTACCAGGACAAGTACGACCGGCTTCCGGTGTACACCGGGTACATCACGGCGGACGCGATGGGCGTCCTGAAGAGTGCCATCGAGGCGGCCGGAACGGTCGACAGCGACACGCTGGTCTCCCAGATGGAGAAGACCAAGTACACCGGAACGACCGGGACGGTCAAGTTCTTCGGAAAGGACGCGGATTACCCGCACGACGTGGTCCCGTCATTCGCGGCCGACGAGGAGGGCGTCCCCGGCGTCTACTTCCAGTGGCAGACCGACGAGAACGGTGAGGGCGTCCAGGTGCCGATCTACCCTGACCGGTTCGCACAAGCCGAGTACAAGTCCCCACCCTGGGTCAACTAG
- a CDS encoding SDR family NAD(P)-dependent oxidoreductase has product MSDDDVPAFDFPGAFDLSGEVAVVTGGSRGIGRAIAHGLAAAGADVAPVSRTAGDVEAVAAELAEYGARTCVTTADVTDEADVNDCFGTVTDELGPPSVVVNNAGVNPEAALGTPDQVDPEGFDLVNNVNLRGAYACAHAAADHLAANGGSLVNVASVGGLVGLPRQHPYVASKHGLVGLTKSLALDWAPEVRANCLAPGYVATELTEDLTENEELAASIRERTPLDRFAEPEEIAAPTVFLASPAANYLTGATIAVDGGWTAR; this is encoded by the coding sequence ATGAGCGATGACGACGTCCCGGCGTTCGATTTCCCCGGAGCGTTCGACCTGTCGGGCGAGGTGGCCGTCGTCACCGGCGGGTCCCGTGGCATCGGCCGGGCCATCGCCCACGGCCTCGCCGCGGCGGGCGCCGACGTGGCGCCCGTCTCCCGGACTGCCGGGGACGTTGAGGCGGTCGCGGCGGAACTCGCGGAGTACGGCGCCCGGACGTGCGTGACGACGGCCGATGTCACCGACGAGGCCGACGTGAACGACTGCTTCGGGACGGTGACCGACGAGCTCGGCCCGCCGTCGGTGGTGGTCAACAACGCGGGGGTCAACCCCGAGGCGGCGCTGGGCACCCCGGACCAGGTCGACCCCGAGGGGTTCGACCTGGTTAACAACGTTAATCTCCGTGGGGCGTACGCGTGCGCCCACGCGGCGGCCGACCACCTGGCGGCGAATGGGGGCTCGCTGGTGAACGTCGCCAGCGTCGGGGGGCTCGTGGGACTCCCACGGCAGCACCCGTACGTCGCCTCGAAACACGGGCTCGTGGGACTGACGAAGAGCCTCGCACTCGACTGGGCACCCGAGGTGCGGGCCAACTGCCTCGCGCCAGGCTACGTCGCCACGGAACTCACCGAGGACCTGACCGAGAACGAGGAGCTGGCGGCCTCTATCCGGGAGCGAACGCCGCTCGACCGGTTCGCAGAGCCGGAGGAGATCGCGGCCCCCACGGTCTTCCTGGCGTCGCCAGCAGCGAACTATCTCACCGGCGCGACCATCGCCGTCGACGGTGGCTGGACGGCCCGGTGA